In Streptomyces sp. HUAS ZL42, the DNA window CACCATGTCCAAGAAGACGTTCGAGGAGCTCTTCACCGAGCTCCAGCACAAGGCCGCCCACGGCGATCCCGCCACCTCCCGCACCGCCGAGCTGGTCGGCAAGGGTGTCCATGCCATCGGCAAGAAGGTCGTCGAGGAGGCCGCCGAGGTCTGGATGGCCGCCGAGTACGAGGGCAAGGAGGCGGCAGCCGAGGAGATCTCGCAGCTGCT includes these proteins:
- a CDS encoding phosphoribosyl-ATP diphosphatase, with protein sequence MSKKTFEELFTELQHKAAHGDPATSRTAELVGKGVHAIGKKVVEEAAEVWMAAEYEGKEAAAEEISQLLYHVQVMMVARGISLDDVYAHL